ttaatcgccattatttgtttgacagcactaaattgaactaaatacacatgttttaataataataaaagtaacaataaaattattatgattattgaatacttttttttttacaattcaatACATATTAATACGATAGTTTATCAATTTCTTTATaggtttgtttaatttttgtaatttaaacaaataaaatacttggtaacaataataaaaatgttttaaaaaaaaaagtatattatttttattatcgtagaggatttcataaaaacaatgTGCATGTGACCTAAAGTAGAGATTTTCAGATTCTGTttcaaaaaataagaaaataagtttGCATCCCTgtcctttgttttgtttttgctctcAGCCATGAAGCTCATGACCGCTCTGGTGAACGTGGCTCTGAATCTGAGCATTAACCAGGACAACACACAGAGACAGTATGAAGCTGAACGCAACAAAATGGTGGGCAAGAGAGCCAATGAGAAGCTTGAACTCCTACTTCAAAGAAGGAAAGAGGTATCAATCCTGAGCACTCTTATCTTACTCCATGTAAAATTCATTTGTAGAGGCCTACATTAAATTCTGTGCACAGAACttataaattaaacatgtttCCTTCAGAAAGTCCTACTCATATTTCACAGAATTTAGTGGGTTTGcagaaaatgtgaaataaatctGCAAATTGTATCGGTATACAGTCATTCTATTGCTGATCATTTACTCATAATATGAGCAAACTTTCTCACCAGCTTCAAGAAAACCAAGATGAAATCGAAAACATGATGAACTCGATCTTCAAGGGAATCTTTGTTCATCGTTATAGGTGATCAGAGTTGTATACCTACACAATAATAGCGCAATAGTAGCTGTGGATATCTGATCTCATCTTCTGCGTTACCACCAGGGATGCAATTGCCGAAATCAGAGCGATTTGTATAGAGGAGATCGGTGTGTGGATGAAAATGTACAGCGATGCCTTCCTGAATGACAGCTACCTGAAGTACGTCGGCTGGACCTTACATGATCGGGTATGCCATCTCCACATAAACCGAGAGCAGGACTTCTGCCcctataatgtttaattttcagtCTATTAATATCAGCATCCTCCATTTCCAGCAAGGTGAAGTGCGCTTGAAGTGTTTGAAAGCCTTACAAAACCTCTACACAAACCGTGAACTTTTTCCAAAACTCGAGCTCTTCACAAACCGTTTCAAGGTAAGAACGCAGTTTAGGAGAGGTATCGCAATTCTCTGAATGTGTTCCCCATGTAGATGATGATAAAATCTCCTCACAGGATCGTATCGTGTCTATGACGCTGGATAAAGAGTATGATGTGGCTGTGGAGGCCATCAGACTGGTCACGCTAATCCTTCAGTGAGTAAAACTCAGATGCTATCAGATGCTGAATGTAACTGCAGTCTGGATGCTTTCCTCCATCAGATGTTCTTCATTTGTTCAGGGGTAGTGAGGACGCTTTGTCTAACGAGGACTGTGAGAATGTCTATCATCTGGTGTACTCCGCTCATAGGCCTGTGGCAGTGGCTGCTGGGGAGTTCCTACATCGAAAGTGAGCCAGCTAACATCCTTTCTctgtaaaatattgtttttgaatATTTATCTCTGTGGCTTTTGTCtcgttattttattttattttgatttaactttatttcatttgaattcATGTTATATTTTCTACTCTGTCATATGTAGGTTGTTTAGCAGACATGATCCTCAGGCGGAGGAAGCTCTGGCCAAACGCAGAGGCAGGAGCAGCCCAAACGGAAACCTTATCCGCATGCTGGTGCTCTTCTTTTTGGAGAGCGAGGTAATGCCTCAAGTGATGATCAGGCACTAGAGAATTCTGAATGAGAATGGAGAATTATGATAAGTTAACACAATATTTGTCTCCTGAGTTAGCATCAGAATCCAGCTAGTTTCATTTATGTTGGTCTGAATCTCTTGTTTGTGTCAGAGCTAAcggtgtatgtgtgtttgtgtttccagCTGCATGAACATGCTGCCTATCTAGTGGACAGTTTGTGGGAGAGCTCTCAGGAGCTGCTGAAGGATTGGGAGTGCATGACCGAACTGCTGCTGGAGGAGCCAGTGCAGGGCGAGGAGGGTACAGACACCCCCAGAGGGGTTTTACTGCTGACCATAGTAGATCATAAGAGATAGAAATCATAGGGGAGACTGGGGCTAGTTTCCACAAAGGGCTTTAtatcaaaaatttaaatgcattgtttaATTACGCATTGCTGTTTCATTAATTGTTTTATGTTCCAAAATTGGTTTGTTTAAATGTAGCTGTAAAGCAGGGCTCTTCAACTCCAGTCCTAGAGGGCCAGTGTCTTGCTGAGTTTAACTCTAACCAAACACACCCAAAGAAGCTAATCAAAGTGTTTGGAATTGCTTGCCAATTACTGACAGATGGGTTAAATTGGGTACTAAAGGCCCTCCAGGACTAGAGTTGAAGAGTTGTGCTGTAAAGCCTATAATAGGATGAAGCCTATGTAGTATGAAAACAAGCCACGCTGTGTTTTATGAACTGTATCTTTTTAACTAAGCAGTACATGTTTGCTAATTTTTTGAAGCTATAATTTGATGGTAAAGTCTGTTCAAAGTTTTGGGGTCACTaaggttttttttacattttttttctcgttttaaaaaaatgtatactgtTACTCAGTAACGATTCATTATATTCAAATAGTGacagtatattatatacaaaagtgacagtaaagacatgtaaaataaatgcttttgttttgaacgatttattcataaaggaatcctatttttatttttatttatttattttttttataaaatattaagcagcacaacttttttcaactCTGATAATaccatgaaatgtttcttgagcaccaaatcatattagaatcatatttgccatcacaagaatacattacatttgaaaatatattgaaatagaaaacagtcatttgaaattaaaataggTAAGGTTTcgttgttacacgttacatgtacttactattataataacaataaatgatgcataattacatgcaagtaaccctaagccaaaccctaatcctaaccctacccatatAGTAAGTATGTAATTAATTGATATTACTCAgtgcttaaatgtataattacactgtaacaaggacatcttaaaataaagtgtaaccttaaaataacatttcacaatatttctatttttacagtatttatgatcaaattgGTGACCATAGGAGACTttccaaaagtaaaaaaaaaaaaaaatcttaccaaccccagactttttaaatgttgtatgaataaaaatttgattttgAAAAACCAGCTCACTCACCCTATGAAATATGGAGTAAATGGTGCCCTGTCTCCCCTATTATCTCCTCTATCTGGGAGCTATTTTTTGGTCAGAAAAGTCACACATCTACCCTTATCATGTCCTATATGGCTAAATGTATGCATCTGCAACATAAGcacatctctttctctctgactCTGTTTGTCTTCAGTTTTGTCAGACAAGCAGGAGAGTTCTCTGATTGAGCTGACCGTCTGTACCATTCGTCAGGCTGCTGAGGCCCATCCGCCTGTGGGGAGAGGGACTGGGAAAAGGGTAAGACCTTTACTTGACAGTATATGGCTAAAAATATCTGcatcattttattataaaacatttttttgttcatcAATACTTAGTTTAGTCCATGTGGTTGTGCAGGTCTTGACAGCGAGGGAAAGGAAGATGCAGATTGATGATAGAAACAAATTAACAGAGCACTTCATCATGGCTCTTCCCATGTTACTCTCAAAGGTAAGTTGAAAAGTATTCTGATTTTCAAGCTCGCATACGTAATAACCGGGTCAGTCATATGCTGATAAACCCATTTATAAACCCACCCACAGTACCAGACAGATGGAGAGAAAGTAGCCAACCTCCTACAGATCCCACAGTACTTTGAACTGGATGTGTACAGCGCTGGGAGGATGGAGAAGGTAAGCAGTTTTTGCAGCTGGATCTCTGTTAATGCTAAACGTTAGCTGATGGACTGAATTTGAATGTTCCAGCACTTGGACGCGTTGCTCAAGCAGATCAAGTTTGTGGTGGAGAAGCACACGGACATGGAGGTGCTGGAGGCCTGCAGTAAGACCTACAGCATCCTGTGCAGCGAGGATTACACCATCATGAACCGTGTGGACATCGGCCGCAGTCAGCTCATCGATGAACTAGCCGACCGCTTCAACCACTCGGTGGAGGAGCTGCTGCAGGCGGTGAGGGCTCTGTGGAGGTGACGGACAGATTTAGAGAGATTGTTTGTTACAGTATCACATTAATTACAAAAGATATTCAGAAAGCACTTTAACAATGAGCAGAcagctttttaaaaagtttttaagggTATACTTAAAGCCAAAATGACATTAGTTTATATAAGCCTTTAtgctcttatttatttatttttcttttgtaacattgcaTCTCTTTTCCAGAGTTCATAGTGACCATAGCTGTTAAGGTCCAAAAAATTCCATATGAACCAATTTGCttgtatttgaaatattatcaatgaaaagacagaatttttgtatttttatttgtttatttatttatttatttttgcagtcaGTGAGTTGAATTTAACAGCAGGATCAGTGAATGAATTGTTTTTTGAGCTGATTCTTTTCAATCAGCTGATTGATCCAGTTTACAGATTGGACAAAATTATTCTTTCACAAATTGGAATAATCTGGTTCTCAGCATTCAAATTTCAtcttgtatggcttcagaatacttaaagtatttaaaaaaaaaaaccctctaaAAAGTAAGGAGTCTGTGGAAaagtttagagaaaaaaaaatctctaaagaatgtttaaaaaataaataaaaataaaaattagaaattatatttaataataaataaataaatacatctaaCATGTATtgaatgtatataaatgtatgtgaatatataaatatattgcatACGCGTATATATTCCTATTAATATTTTACctatattcataataataataattctttctttctttcttttttgttgcTTAACAGCTGTGGTCAGAGTTTTGACTATCCTTTTAACATTTCAGTGCTTAGACATTTCAGAGCTTTATTAGTTGTTCCCTCTACTCTGAGACTGTTATTAGAGAGATGTAAAGATTGTGAACAGTTATGTATGATTCATATAATTGTGCAGCCTTCGCTGATAAAACATTTTCTGAATTTCTGCCTCATTAACAGGGGGAAGAGGCGGATGACGATGACATCTACAACGTTCTCTCCACTCTCAAGAGACTCACGGCCTTTCACAAGTACGCTGCTGTCTTGTTAAATCACTGCAAATGCAAGATATTTCTGACCATTTGGAGTCATTGAGTGCTAATGAACAAGCAATGTGTCTGTCTCTCCTCTCCATCAGTGCTCATGACTTGACCAGATGGGATTTTTTTGGGAACTGCTACAGGTTGCTTAGGACGGGAATAGAGCAGGGGTCTATGCCAGAGCAGGTGCGTCTGTTTCAGATATGAGATGAGGGAATCTCATGAAGCCTATCAAGaacatgtccaggtcacatttcaaCCCAAAATTAAAGGAatgaaataagaaattatattaacaAAAAGACATGAAAGGAAATTGTTATTTGTAGTCCGACATTGTTTTCATGACATTTCTGTACAACTGGAACAAAGCAGTATTATTCAGATGAAgtacactactggtcaaaaaTGTGTTGCtataaaaacactgtaaaaacagtaatattgtgaaattgtattacaatttaaaagaaatgtttcttattttaatatctttcaatttgtaatgtaatattgaatgtgtgtgtgtgtgtgtgtaatttagtCTTcagcagtgtcacatgatcctttagaaatcattctaataatgctgatttggtgctcaagaaacatttcttttaatacATCATTGAAGAATGtgcagaatgttttttttttttattgcttttttatagtattgaatattgaaaatgaaatatatatttattaaagagaaagaaaaagaagaataaGTTTGGTATCATTATAAAAATGCTATGATTgtccaaaaataataaaatattcctgacaaacaaaaaatccctttcaacttttttcttaaatttgattttatactgTTTTCAGGTGACATGGCAACATTGATTTCATGTAGATACTAAGTGTGTTTGATTGTGTTTTGTAGATAGCAGTACAGGCTCTTCAGTGTTCTCATTACTCCATACTGTGGCAGCTTGTGAAGATCACAGAAGGAGCTCCATCCAAGGTATGTTTTTACTTCTTATTTAGCAGATGGATTGGATACAATGCGACTTGAAATACACCACAGAGCTTCATTTCATTATCAGCCGTTCATTGACCCACTCATCCTATATTGAATATAATATTGAATGTGACTAGGCTGAACAAGCATAAGAGGGGTGTTCATTAACTGATTATTGCAGCTTTCAACCAAAAAgcataaatattttctttgattTCAGGATGATCTCCTAGCACTTCGCAGGGTTGTCAAGTCTTTTCTAGCTGTGTGCCAGCAGTGTTTATCAAACGTCAACACACCGGTTAAAGAGCAGGTGTGCTCCTTTCTTTGTCCTTTCATTCAGGAAAGATGTGCCTGTGCAGTAGTCATTCATGCTATGATTGTTTCACTTTCCCGTCTCTTCCTGCAGGCGTTCATGCTGCTATGTGACCTGCTGATGATCTTCAGTCACCAGCTCACCACAGGGTCCAGGGAGGGTCTGCAACCTCTGGTCTTCAACCCAGACAGCAGCCTACAGAATGAGCTGCTCAACTTCATCCTAGACCATGTGTTTATAGACCAGGATGATGAGAATCAGAGCTTAGGTGAGCCTAGAGACAATATTAATgacataaaatgtatgtttatattgaatttactgtcatttaacattataaaaagtataaatacaATTCTGTACATgcttaaataatgatttatatttgAAGACATTTGCAAATTTGTGCATATACATAGTGAATGTCAAATCACTGTTTTGAATCTTTTGACGTGTTGAAGTTAGTGTTTTCATGTTTGTTACCCAGAGGGTGATGAGGAGGATGAAGCTAACAAGATTGAGGCCTTACACAAAAGGAGAAACCTCCTAGCGGCCTTCAGCAAGCTCATCATTTATGATATAGTAGACATGCCAGCTGCTGCAGACATTTTCAAACACTACATGAAGGTAAAATAACCAATTATCACTTTATCTGACATGCCCACTGTCATGAAAGAAACTAATCTTAAGAGTCTGGCTGTGTCCaaactgcatttaaaatcaGGCAATGAGATCTAAGCAATTGTATTGCCAGAAACTCAAAGGCAAATGTCAATGCTGTAACCTCatagggccctattttaacgatctaagcgcatggcacaggtgcacttagggcgtgtccgaatccacttttgctagtttaacgacGGTGGGTCGGTGCGCCAGGCGCATGGTCCAAAAGGGTTGTACCTATTCTTTTAATGAGCCATGGGTGTGTTTTGGGCGTAACGTGTAGTAAACCATCACAGCCTCATCTCCCATTCCTTTTAAAAGCCAGTTGTGCTTGCACCATGGCGGATTCGCTATTTACATGGTGGATTTTGCAAGAGCAAAGCCTGAACGTGTCTCCAGAGATAAACGGATCTGCTCGTGCACGAGGTTGAATCgtacacaataataatcttttacattaaaatcctttcatttttaatatttggcatgtttgtgtgctgctgcgtGTCCCTGTAATAAGCAGAGTGTACGCCTGTTTTGCACCCACGGTGCATAATATGAATGCGccccttaaaaaaaatactgcaatCGTTTTCAGTTGCCTCAAACTCGCCAACaatgcgcctgaacacacctAATTTTCAGACCAATACGCCCATGGGTGAACAGATGGGCGCAagtgcatttgctatttaaacaatgtGGCGTATGAAAATGATAACTGGAtcgggctgaaactagcaaaaaacaCCTTCCGCCCAGATGATTGGGCCCAAAGTGATTTATTGCAACTGATTAGTTTACCTCttatttgcataaagttgaaaATTTTTTAGCCCTTTTTTAATGCTCTCAGTGCTTGTTCTGCTCCATGTCAATCCCACAATCCCTCACCCAGACATGCCTCATCTTGCTCACTCAGTGCTAGTggacatatattttatatgtccACATTCTAGGTTAGTTCTTAAATTTTTATCACACTGCTGAACTTCCTGTAAACTATGTGTAGTACTACAACGATTATGGAGACATCATCAAGGAGACTCTAAGTAAGACCAGACAGACGGACAAGATACTGTGTGCCAAGACGCTCATCCTGAGCTTACAGCAGGTGAGATGACAGCATAAGATTCACGTGATATCTGCATTATCATTTCAGATCTTGATAATTCTACTAATCCTGTTATTTTTCTGTTCTTCAGCTCTTTAATGAGCTGATCCAGGATCAGGGGCCTAACTTGGACAGGACCTCATCTCATGTGAGTGGTATTAAGGAATTGGCCCGTCGCTTTGCCCTCACCTTTGGCTTGGACCAGATCAAGACCAGAGAGGCTGTGGCCACACTGCACAAGTAACTTCtctttaatatttgaattattactcatCAACAGACATCATCTTCATTCTATCTCTCACAAATATTTTTGCTGTATTCAGAGATGGTATTGAGTTCGCCTTCAAGTATCAGAATCCTAAAGGACCAGAGTATCCCCCTCCAAATCTGGCTTTCTTGGAGGTTCTCTGTGAATTTTCCTCAAAGCTTCTTCGCCAAGACAAGAAAACAGTGTAAGTTAGTCTGAGGagcactttgttttatttaggaaaggtttatttaatgtgttttttttaggcTCATGGGCATGAGCTTTGACTTGATTTAGTAAAAAGAGACACTGACTGTACACTAAAACATCATGTAATCCTTCACTGTGCAAAATTCCTTTTCATTGGATGGATCCTTTGAGAACCTGAGCAGAAAgattgcattttaatgtataatatataaaaaatgtatataaataacgagtacaaatatatataaagtgccatttaaaagtttgggatcagtacatttttaatgtttttttttaatgttcttatgctcatcaagtcTGTATTTctttacagtaatattgtgaaatattattgcaatttgtaatattggtttcctattttaatatactttaaaatataatttatttctgtgaggCGGTGCTGAattttctaatatgctgatttattatcagtgttgaaactgatgtgctgcttaatattttttggaacttGTGATagttttttctttgattcttcgataaataaaaagttaaaaaagaacagcatttattcaaaatagaaatcttttctaacaatataagtctttactatcactttttatccattcaacacatccttgctaaataaaagtactaatttctaacttttaaatagtagtgtatattttttatttatcaaagaatcctgaaaaaaggtATCACAGgtaccaaaaaatattaagcagcacaaatgtttctaacattgattataaattagcatattagaatgatttctgaaggatcatgtgacactgaagactggattattCAGTCTtggaaaattcagcgctgcttcaaaggaataaattatgttttaaagtatattaaaatagaaaacttttattttaaattgcaataatatttcacaaaattacagtatttttgatcaaatagatacagtttTGGTGAGCATAGGAAACATATCTTAAAAAACTCTTACCGATGCCTAAcatttgaacggcagtgtatatatttgaatttttagGGATTATGTTAATAGAATtctattgttaaataaaaataatatgtttgTATCTTTGTGTTCTCCCTTTGGCTCTCTCAGGCACTCGTATCTGGAAAAGTTCATGACTGAGCAGATGATGGAGAGGCGGGAAGACATCTGGCTGCCGCTCATCTCCTACAGGAACTCTCTGCTGACGGGTGGAGATGAAGATCGCATGTCCATCaccaccagcagcagcagcagcaaagcTGGATCTATACGGAGCAAGAAGGGCCGTCTACCCATGCACAAGAAACGCATCGAGGGTGAGGATGCCAGTAGATGTAATCATACTGATATGAGACGGGACGCCTGTGGGTTGCTTCAGTTGACCGAGATGCCTAAAAGTAAGCAGTCATGGGCTGTTTTGTGTGTGGTGTCGTGGTTCTGCAGAGGAGAGTGTGGAGAGCTCTTGGATGATGAGGAATAACACCCTACAGACTCCCGGAGCCCTGCAGACACCGGAGCTCACCTCCACCGTGCTCCGAGAAAACCCTCGGCAAGCTGCTGAGCACCTCCCTGAGCAGAACTCTGAGCCTGTCTCTGAATCCGACTATGTTCATAAGTAAGTCAACTTGAAAACACCACAAATCCAACAGTTTTGGAATGCTTATGCCACACATCcatttctatttaaaaccaTTGGACATTAATAGAAAATTAGTCCTCCATTTTGGCTATACTggatatttataatgttgcatttAATCGTTATGTCTGTATAACGTTATATCTGTAAAAACCCCAAAAAGAACAGTACACCAAAAAAGTAGTATGTCTCAATTAATAGTATGCAAAAAAAAGTTGTGCAtttgatggacactttactatcatATGAAGCCATGGGAGAGGAGTTGGAATGTCATTGGTCGTGGAAGCGTGGGGTGGGGGGTGGCGCTCATCATATGCTTTATGTttgaaacagcttcacaaacagtctacttacacagtaggctacatttctaTGTTGCAAACACTAAATAATAACGAAAGTATTGGGATGAACGTTTTTAATCCGGATATATAGAGTCTGATGTTGCGGCAGCCGCGATTAAAACGAGTAGCCTAATTAATCTTTGGAACTAAAGAtatgcttaaaaaaacaaaaaaaagattgtaactatgccagtaggtggcaaacAGTGactgttaaatgtattttatgccTGAATCATTCAAGAGATTAGTTCAAAAACTCTGGAGGAGAAACaagtcttcatttatttttttcaaatattagattttttacaTAGGCTAGCGGCTAGcctaattaattatttaatttaatacatatttttaaaaagattaatttataacattttagacatttatacatagactcatttataacattaaataaaacatttagtcaGAAACTCAAGTAAATTACATTGTTTGGTTGTCTAATGTTTGTTTTCAGAATCGTGGGAGAATCATGGCATAAAAATACATAGACTAACATATGATCAACTTATACCAGTAGTACTGTTTGTAGCCTATTATGTATGTTTATGAACTACGTATGTATTATGTAGTTCTGCAAACCCCCCCGGGCCCCCCCTTCTTTTGGTTCGTTCCACGATCCATGCTGACATGGTGGATGATAGGATAGGgctgggaaaataaatcaatgcaTTGCGAATCGAGAAATGATTCAGCATCGATTCTGTTTCCAAATCCTTACACACACTTGAACCtgaaataatcattcataaaattgaaaaggttgaagcgaattacatgggtgttcacagtgggctgtgtttacattaatctcgcgtcataaaagcattctgagcCGAGGTGAAATGACATGACTCAGCCAAACCTAAAAGCGCTCTTGAGCACTCTTCTTCATTAGCATTTGAGTGTGCGGATGAAAACTAGTTTAGAGAGAATCGCGATGCATTCGGAAGATCTTCGAAACGATCCACAAATCGATTCTGCGTCGATTTATCGTCGTAGCCCTGGTGGATGTAGTCATTTCAGTCATATTACTCATATTCATACTATATGGCGCACTCATTTTTAACTGTTGCGAAGTTTCCAAAATGTAGTTACCACTAACGTTACCTCAGTATGTGATTTTAGCATTTacaggggttaaagcaaaaaaaaaaatcctgagccTGAACCTTTTCCTGGGGGCAGGGGGAGGGGGCAGCCCATGCAAAGCATGCAATGACTGTTGcaacttaaacatttgaaaggatactATGGCAAAGTTATTTCTTTCCTTATTGAAACTATAGCTATATCATACACTTTGAATTATTAGCTATATCACCGCTTATCAACACTAGGGGTGTGACAATATACTTAGATCACGAGATGAGACAAAATACAGATACTTGGTTCACTAGAATGAGACAAttataatgctatttttaagatattttcaaTGACAAactatttgtcttttaattacaaaaagtaaaaatacagttttattttgaaatattttaactaatctaTGGCTGTAACTActgattattttggtaatcaagtaatctactgattattttgacaattgagtaatctgatatttttattaacacaaaCAGACCTAAGTGAAAACCAGGCTGtagtatgattatttatatataaactaacgatgaggcaataataattggctcaaataaaatatcaaaaccaagtaattacatggttttattgaacaacaca
This portion of the Onychostoma macrolepis isolate SWU-2019 chromosome 02, ASM1243209v1, whole genome shotgun sequence genome encodes:
- the stag1a gene encoding cohesin subunit SA-1a; the encoded protein is MITSELPVLQDSGESGQDTVSLSMSVSELDDPGDGKSKKKRGRPGRPPAPNKKPRKSNLEKCQMGVQRGRKANGMAQQNGEGDPVTLFEVVKQGKSAMQSVVDDWIESYKQDRDLALLDLINFFIQCAGCKGTVRIEMFRNMQNAEIIRKMTEEFDEDSGDYPLTISGPLWKKFRYNFCEFICVLIRQCQYSIIYDEYMMDTVISLLTGLSDSQVRAFRHTSTLAAMKLMTALVNVALNLSINQDNTQRQYEAERNKMVGKRANEKLELLLQRRKELQENQDEIENMMNSIFKGIFVHRYRDAIAEIRAICIEEIGVWMKMYSDAFLNDSYLKYVGWTLHDRQGEVRLKCLKALQNLYTNRELFPKLELFTNRFKDRIVSMTLDKEYDVAVEAIRLVTLILQGSEDALSNEDCENVYHLVYSAHRPVAVAAGEFLHRKLFSRHDPQAEEALAKRRGRSSPNGNLIRMLVLFFLESELHEHAAYLVDSLWESSQELLKDWECMTELLLEEPVQGEEVLSDKQESSLIELTVCTIRQAAEAHPPVGRGTGKRVLTARERKMQIDDRNKLTEHFIMALPMLLSKYQTDGEKVANLLQIPQYFELDVYSAGRMEKHLDALLKQIKFVVEKHTDMEVLEACSKTYSILCSEDYTIMNRVDIGRSQLIDELADRFNHSVEELLQAGEEADDDDIYNVLSTLKRLTAFHNAHDLTRWDFFGNCYRLLRTGIEQGSMPEQIAVQALQCSHYSILWQLVKITEGAPSKDDLLALRRVVKSFLAVCQQCLSNVNTPVKEQAFMLLCDLLMIFSHQLTTGSREGLQPLVFNPDSSLQNELLNFILDHVFIDQDDENQSLEGDEEDEANKIEALHKRRNLLAAFSKLIIYDIVDMPAAADIFKHYMKYYNDYGDIIKETLSKTRQTDKILCAKTLILSLQQLFNELIQDQGPNLDRTSSHVSGIKELARRFALTFGLDQIKTREAVATLHKDGIEFAFKYQNPKGPEYPPPNLAFLEVLCEFSSKLLRQDKKTVHSYLEKFMTEQMMERREDIWLPLISYRNSLLTGGDEDRMSITTSSSSSKAGSIRSKKGRLPMHKKRIEEESVESSWMMRNNTLQTPGALQTPELTSTVLRENPRQAAEHLPEQNSEPVSESDYVHNPQMQMSWLGQQKMEEVNRKERTAMNYMKARSGGVRQTVRGLMEDDAEPIFEDVMMSSRGQLEDISEEFEDTMVIDLPPSRNRRERAELRPDFFDSAAMIEDESGFTMPMF